A window of Fusarium musae strain F31 chromosome 1, whole genome shotgun sequence genomic DNA:
ATAGCGGTTGCAGAAGGCTTGTCTAGGAATGATGTACTCATGGAGTACGTCGAAGTCGATGAGAGGGGGTTTTGTTGAGCCTTCGACGGCGGTTATGCAGCCTGCGGGAGACTGTGCGACAATCTTGGGGCCTGAAATATTGTTAGAAAAGATATACGACCTCATTGGTATGTAAGTATTTACCCTCTTGGGGGAAGAATCTGGCGTAAAAGATGCCTTGAATCATAATGAACTTGGGGTCATTATCTGGTATTGAACAGAGATGTTGATATCGACTCTGACCATTCGCCggggtatatatatatgtaaTAAATGGTGTCCTTATTCTAGGCGATGCATCTCATTCCATTTTTTTCAATGATTTGAGCGCATCTTATTGAAGCCTTCAGATaagagttgaagatggttTGGTAAGGCTAAGTAAGGCATGTTCACAGCTCGACTCAAttgagaccaagaccaacgccCCACGCCAGTTGGTTACCCTGTATCAACCCAAGACCCTCGTAAAAAGTAtagagtgagtgagtggtgTGTTCGTTATTGAACGTCAAGATGAGTATACTAGAGTGAGATCTCCTGCCAAAgtcttttcttcatcatctaaCTAATCTCGTTGTTTCGGAACTTTGCGCTGTTTAAGCCTTTTTGAACAAACGGAACCGAATACCTGCGAGAGTGAGAGATGGGTGCTTGAATCATGAGTTTGTATGCAGCCTAAAGCCACAGGTGTCCCCCATAAGGCACAAAGGAGGTATGAGAAGGGGAATAATTTCAACAAATGACGTCCGCCTCTTCGGTTAaagaggttgagatgagGTCTAGTCCGTAGCTCCcggagatgatgttgacttgGCTGTGATTACTGGAATCTGGCTACAGAAGACGATGGACGTTGGTGGAATAAGTTGATATGTGTTCATCTGCTTGAGAGAGAATTATTCTAGAGAAACAAACGATCCCGTCTCATAAAAGGCTTTTCATAAGTACAACTCAGATGCAAACAAAGTCTCTATTTAGagaatatttctttttttaacttcTCCGAATCCTGCCTTCATTCTATTCGATAATTATCCACAGCGCGTCATTGGCAGTAAAAGTTGCCCCACGTCACTACCCGACTGACAATACCACCTGAGTCCAGGCTGCCTACGCCTACGCCTGCATCTGCAGTTGATCCAATCGAGTAACTCAGCACTTACCGTCTGGGACTGGGCCTTGACGTTTAGTCTAGTCTACCCtccacttcttctcaaggccTCGCTCAATTTACCTGCTTTCAACTTCGCCTGCAACCTCGTCTTAGCTTCGAGACTACACTTTCCTTCCCAACATCCCCAGGTAATAGGTTATACCTATTTGGCAGTAACAGCATATCTGGACACAGCTCTCACGATCGCTCATAATCTACTTCTGTACTCAAGAACTCCCTCCCCGCTCTTGTTTCCATCCTCAACCCCCCGCTATCGCTACTCAACCCCCTCGTTGCGCCGCGCCACGCCATATCGCCAGTCTTCACAATGGCCGACAACCCCGAGCCGAGCGCTGATTCTCAGATCACCTTCAAGGTGAAGACTTCCTCGGACAGCACGCACAGCATCACTATCAACGATACAGCAACTGTCCTCGACCTCAAGACTAAGCTTGCTGGagaggactttgagaacatTCCCGTTGAACGACAGCGTCTAATCTACTCTGGCCGAGTAATGAAGAATGACGATGCCCTGAGCACATACAAGATTAAGCACAACAATACAATCCACATGGTCAAGAGCGCTGCCAGCAATCAGCAGCCCAACCAAACTCCCGCCGCCAATACCTCAACATCGACTCCCGCCCCGACCAACATGGCTTCAGGCACGGCCAACCAGCCTTTTGCCAACTTGACTGGTGCTCGATATGCTGGATTTGGGAATGGACTTCCTGGGCTTGATATGTTCGGGCCCGACGGTGGTGTACGTATGATGCCATGTGGATGTCGACTGTCGCTGACACATACTTCTAGATGGGCGCTCCAATGGATGAGGCACGAATTCAACGACTCATGTCCGATCCCAACGTTCAACAATCTATGAACGAAGCCCTTAACAACCCCGATTTTATCAATATGCTAATCGATTCGAACCCTATGCTTCGAAATCTTCCCAACGCCCGAGAAATCATCACATCACCATTCATGCGACAGATGATGAGCAGCCCCGAGATGATGAGCCAGGCTATGCGTATGCAGCGAAGCATGCAAGGAGGAGAGGCTGGAGCTTTCCCAGCTCCTGGTGCTACCGATACCACACCCCAGGGCGCAGCCAGCGGAGGAAATACGCAAGGTCAACAAGGCCAGGCAAACCCTTTCGCTAACCCACTTCTCTCAGGCATGTTGGGACGCCAACAGGGAGGCGCCCCTGACATGGCTCAGCTGATGCAGCACCTCGAGGGACTTGTCGGTCAGGGACAGACAGCGGCGGGACAGACGGGACAGACTGGCACAGGCAACACACCCAGCCAAGGAGCGACGGACAGTTCGGCCGGTGCGCAGACTTCTGGAACAACGCCTAGCCAAGGTGGTACACAGCAGGGCTCAACCACTAGCCCACCTCCCGCGAACCCTTTCGCTGCGCTCTTCCCTCCTCCGGGAGCTGGCGCACAGCCCAACAACCCTTTTGGCATGAACCCCGAGATGATGCAGCAGATGATGCAAatgcttggtggtggtggattGGACTCGGCTCCTGCGGCTCCTGCGGCTCCTGCTGATAACCGACCTCCGGAAGAGCGCTACGCTGAGCAATTGCGCCAGCTTAATGATATGGgtttctttgactttgaccgCAATGTCGCGGCCCTGCGTCGAAGTGGTGGAAGTGTTCAGGGTGCCATTGAGCAATTGCTTAGCGGACCTTGAGCTACAGATCCAGCGCGGAGAGTCTGGGGATTAGAATCCAATGGTTGCCCACTTCAGTTGGGAGGGGCATTCGAGTCAGGACTGCGAGACAAGCCGAGCAACACAGGTTGATTGGGGAGATATCCTCTAGGTGAAGCATGGTGTGGTCATAAATATCAGGTTTGGAACAGAGAGTAGTTCGAGCTTCGATTACAGCCTGTTTTAATGTGATTTGTAATTAGTCATGACTCTGATTATAGCTGAACTCATGAGGCTGGAGTGCTAATAGGgacatcatcaacgttgATGTAATAATCCATTATTGGTGTATggtatgtactccgtatccgTAGTCCACTCGATCAATTAACTACCTTAAAAAGTAGGGGCCGATCGCCGGGGGAACATGCCTCGGCTCATGGATCTCTTCCCCGCGTAACCCCAGACTCTGGCTGCGACAAGGTAACCGACGTCAGCTATTAAAtctgttctttttctttttcttttccttttgcgACATCTCTAATTTCTCCTCCATTTGTTACGTAAACTATATATTGTGGTTTCTTAGTCAACTCTTGATCACATCCAATTCCTTAAGGACGGAACTTCACTCATAATACCCAGCCAGATACATAACAGCCATATCCATCATGCGCGGCATCCAAATCACCGAATACCTCAAGGTGAGCTTCCAATGCCACCGATCGCTTCCATCAAATATTCTAACAAACCCAAAAGGGCCCTGAACAGCTCCAGGTCTCAGATCTCCCCGATCCCAAGCCCACAGACAATGAATATCTCATCCAA
This region includes:
- a CDS encoding hypothetical protein (BUSCO:EOG09264JQ1) → MADNPEPSADSQITFKVKTSSDSTHSITINDTATVLDLKTKLAGEDFENIPVERQRLIYSGRVMKNDDALSTYKIKHNNTIHMVKSAASNQQPNQTPAANTSTSTPAPTNMASGTANQPFANLTGARYAGFGNGLPGLDMFGPDGGMGAPMDEARIQRLMSDPNVQQSMNEALNNPDFINMLIDSNPMLRNLPNAREIITSPFMRQMMSSPEMMSQAMRMQRSMQGGEAGAFPAPGATDTTPQGAASGGNTQGQQGQANPFANPLLSGMLGRQQGGAPDMAQLMQHLEGLVGQGQTAAGQTGQTGTGNTPSQGATDSSAGAQTSGTTPSQGGTQQGSTTSPPPANPFAALFPPPGAGAQPNNPFGMNPEMMQQMMQMLGGGGLDSAPAAPAAPADNRPPEERYAEQLRQLNDMGFFDFDRNVAALRRSGGSVQGAIEQLLSGP